One Streptomyces sp. R28 DNA window includes the following coding sequences:
- a CDS encoding tryptophan dimethylallyltransferase family protein: protein MSTASTAPVSAALVGDAPGTDVYSLTLADHVVGQLLRLGSVAGLPAAESALYAHVVLESLGDVPGRSLALPPPSGSFVSDDHTPVEFSLAFRPDAAPGLRVLVEPGCGAGDMADNGRQGLAAIRDMARRWDFSTAQLDRMEDLFLPSSPQGSLALWYALELRPGGVPGVKVYLNPDAAGPQQAAATVREALHRLGHRQAFKALPDTTGYPFLALDLGAWETPRVKVYTAHPHLAAPEAYALNRAQPGPAREDVEAFFHLAAEGCLPTGRGSRSALRLARRPALTCHSFTDTATGRPSGFTLHIPVRDYVSDDEEALARATAALTHFGMDPSVLRRALTALTTRQLSDGVGLIAYLALACERDRSPRITAYLSSEAYSVRPPKH, encoded by the coding sequence GTGAGTACCGCGAGTACGGCACCGGTCAGCGCGGCATTGGTCGGTGACGCGCCGGGCACAGACGTCTACAGCCTCACACTCGCCGACCACGTCGTCGGCCAACTCCTGCGCCTGGGCTCCGTCGCGGGACTGCCGGCCGCGGAGTCGGCGTTGTACGCGCACGTCGTACTCGAGTCTCTCGGGGATGTGCCCGGCCGCTCGCTGGCCCTCCCGCCTCCCTCGGGGAGTTTCGTCTCCGACGACCACACGCCGGTCGAGTTCTCCCTGGCCTTCCGGCCGGACGCGGCCCCCGGCCTGCGGGTTCTGGTGGAACCCGGCTGCGGCGCCGGCGACATGGCGGACAACGGGCGCCAAGGGCTGGCCGCCATCCGGGACATGGCCCGCCGCTGGGACTTCTCCACCGCCCAGCTGGACCGCATGGAGGACCTGTTCCTGCCCTCGTCCCCGCAGGGCTCCCTGGCCCTCTGGTACGCGCTGGAGTTACGCCCCGGCGGCGTCCCCGGGGTGAAGGTCTACCTGAATCCCGACGCGGCCGGACCCCAGCAGGCCGCGGCCACAGTGCGGGAAGCTCTGCACCGGCTCGGTCACCGGCAGGCGTTCAAGGCGCTCCCCGACACGACCGGTTACCCCTTTCTCGCCCTGGACCTCGGCGCTTGGGAAACTCCCCGCGTCAAGGTCTACACCGCACATCCCCACCTCGCCGCTCCCGAGGCCTACGCGCTGAACCGCGCACAGCCAGGCCCGGCACGAGAGGACGTGGAGGCCTTCTTCCACCTCGCCGCGGAAGGGTGCCTGCCCACCGGGCGGGGAAGCAGGTCCGCGCTACGACTGGCCAGGCGACCGGCGCTGACCTGCCACTCGTTCACCGACACCGCGACCGGCCGGCCGAGCGGCTTCACCCTGCACATCCCGGTCCGCGACTACGTCAGCGACGACGAAGAGGCACTGGCCCGCGCCACCGCCGCGCTGACCCACTTCGGCATGGACCCCTCGGTACTGCGCCGCGCCCTCACCGCCCTCACCACCCGGCAACTCTCCGACGGCGTCGGCCTCATCGCCTACCTGGCCCTGGCCTGCGAGCGCGACCGCAGCCCCCGCATCACCGCCTACCTCTCCTCGGAGGCGTACTCGGTGCGCCCGCCCAAGCATTGA
- a CDS encoding helix-turn-helix domain-containing protein, with the protein MTHINTLDPGASPLDYYGFELRRYRESADLTQKQLGSIVYCTGSLVGQIETARKLPTLQFSERADLALETGGLLARLHELVMRSQLPAWFQQVAELESRATEICTFQMGMVHGLLQTPEYARAVLGLLDDTDLDDRTAVRLARQRIFEKGKPPVLWAILSEAALHQEIGGRETMRGQLAHLLSFERNPRINIQVLPFSAGAHAGLTGSFNLYRFESDPDIVYMEGYGSGHPTANPDTVKDCSLRYDHLQAASLSLRDSAELIRRVMEERYGEQPDPDGDSVA; encoded by the coding sequence GTGACCCACATCAACACCCTCGACCCGGGCGCCTCGCCACTGGACTACTACGGCTTCGAGCTACGGCGGTACCGCGAGTCCGCCGACCTGACACAGAAGCAGCTCGGCAGCATCGTCTACTGCACGGGGTCGCTGGTCGGCCAGATCGAGACGGCACGGAAGCTGCCGACGCTGCAGTTCAGTGAGCGGGCGGATCTGGCGCTGGAGACGGGTGGGTTACTGGCTCGGCTGCATGAGCTGGTGATGCGTAGTCAGCTTCCGGCCTGGTTTCAGCAGGTGGCCGAGTTGGAGTCGCGGGCGACAGAGATCTGCACCTTCCAGATGGGCATGGTGCACGGTCTGCTCCAGACCCCCGAGTACGCGCGTGCCGTACTCGGCCTGCTGGACGACACGGACCTCGACGACCGCACCGCTGTACGACTCGCTCGCCAGCGCATCTTCGAGAAGGGGAAGCCCCCGGTCCTGTGGGCGATTCTCAGCGAAGCCGCCCTGCACCAGGAGATTGGCGGTCGCGAGACGATGCGCGGCCAACTTGCCCACCTGTTGTCGTTCGAGCGCAATCCTCGGATCAACATCCAGGTGCTGCCGTTCTCGGCCGGAGCGCACGCGGGGCTGACAGGCTCATTCAACCTCTACCGCTTCGAGAGCGATCCGGACATCGTCTATATGGAGGGCTACGGGAGCGGGCATCCAACCGCCAACCCGGACACCGTCAAGGACTGCTCGCTCCGTTACGATCACCTTCAGGCCGCCTCCCTCTCCCTCAGGGATTCGGCGGAGCTGATCCGACGCGTGATGGAGGAACGCTATGGAGAGCAACCCGATCCCGACGGGGACTCGGTGGCGTAA
- a CDS encoding tryptophanase gives MEPYRIKVIEPIPLTTPQQREEALRRVSYNLFDLRADEVTIDLLSDSGTGAISAAQLAAGMNGDESYAGSRSFYRWRETVSELTGYPHLLPAHQGRAAERILFTSLLTPGSTVVSNTHFDTTRANVELVGGQARDLPCPEAKDLDSPHPFKGNIDLQALRQVLGSAQDSPVAAVVMTITNNGGGGQPVSMENLRQTADLCRRHGVPMILDAARFAENAWLVTRHEPGYQDRTPRQVAEEAFRLADGCIMSAKKDGIVHIGGFIGLKDPELAQKCERLLIATEGFATYGGLAGRDLDMMAQGLVEVTEPSYLAERADIAGHLAQRIRDAGVDIVEPAGLHALYLNAGRLLPHIPPHQYPGHTLACQLYLRGGIRSAELGSLYLGEEDEHGNPVKSAPYELVRLALPRRVYTRSHYDHVARTLADIAKDPSSVHGYRIVDQSPILRHFSIKLEPVKPDGV, from the coding sequence GTGGAGCCCTACCGGATCAAGGTCATCGAGCCCATTCCCCTCACGACCCCACAGCAGCGTGAGGAAGCCCTGCGACGGGTCTCCTACAACCTGTTCGACCTGCGCGCCGACGAAGTCACCATCGACCTGCTGAGCGACTCGGGCACCGGCGCGATCTCCGCGGCCCAGCTCGCCGCGGGCATGAACGGCGACGAGTCCTACGCCGGCTCCCGATCGTTCTACCGCTGGCGCGAAACGGTCAGCGAGCTCACCGGCTACCCGCACCTCCTGCCCGCCCACCAGGGACGCGCGGCCGAACGCATCCTGTTCACCTCACTCCTCACGCCGGGCAGCACGGTGGTGTCGAACACGCACTTCGACACCACCCGCGCCAATGTGGAGCTGGTCGGCGGCCAGGCCCGCGACCTTCCCTGCCCCGAAGCCAAGGACCTCGACAGCCCGCACCCCTTCAAGGGCAACATCGACCTGCAGGCACTCCGACAGGTACTGGGGAGCGCGCAGGACTCCCCCGTGGCAGCGGTGGTGATGACCATCACCAACAACGGCGGAGGCGGGCAGCCGGTCTCCATGGAGAACCTGCGGCAGACCGCCGACCTGTGCCGCCGCCACGGCGTCCCGATGATCCTGGATGCCGCGCGGTTCGCCGAGAACGCCTGGCTGGTGACCCGTCACGAACCCGGCTACCAGGACCGCACCCCCCGCCAGGTCGCCGAAGAGGCCTTCCGGCTGGCCGACGGGTGCATCATGAGCGCCAAGAAGGACGGCATCGTCCACATCGGAGGGTTCATCGGTCTCAAGGACCCCGAGCTCGCCCAGAAGTGCGAACGCCTCCTCATCGCAACCGAAGGCTTCGCCACCTACGGCGGCCTGGCCGGACGCGACCTGGACATGATGGCCCAAGGGCTGGTGGAGGTGACCGAGCCCTCCTACCTGGCGGAACGCGCCGACATCGCGGGCCACCTCGCCCAGCGCATCCGCGACGCGGGCGTCGACATCGTCGAACCGGCCGGCCTGCACGCCCTCTACCTCAACGCCGGAAGGCTCCTGCCCCACATACCGCCCCACCAGTACCCCGGCCACACGCTGGCCTGCCAGTTGTACCTGCGCGGCGGCATCCGCTCGGCGGAGTTGGGCTCCCTCTACCTCGGCGAGGAAGACGAACACGGCAACCCCGTCAAGTCGGCGCCCTATGAACTCGTACGGCTGGCGCTGCCCCGCCGGGTCTACACCCGCAGCCACTACGACCACGTCGCCCGGACCCTGGCGGACATAGCCAAGGATCCCAGCTCCGTGCACGGCTACCGCATTGTCGACCAGTCACCGATCCTCCGTCACTTCAGTATCAAGCTGGAACCGGTGAAGCCCGACGGGGTCTGA
- a CDS encoding ATP-binding protein, which produces MPELTDAVELGVTELVANVVRHVPDLRCEVLIRRQTAGARVEVAATCGQLPALPAGWSPDAECGRGLLLLDAVVDKWGVDREPGGGKTVWFECGTTRSALTGVPSDPVGLHRFQLDTEVTEDR; this is translated from the coding sequence ATGCCCGAACTGACCGACGCCGTGGAGCTGGGCGTGACCGAGCTGGTCGCCAATGTCGTACGGCATGTTCCGGACCTGCGGTGCGAGGTGCTGATCCGGCGGCAGACGGCGGGGGCGCGGGTGGAGGTGGCGGCCACCTGCGGTCAACTGCCCGCTCTGCCTGCCGGTTGGTCACCGGACGCCGAATGCGGTCGCGGTCTGCTGCTGCTGGACGCGGTGGTCGACAAGTGGGGCGTGGACCGTGAACCCGGCGGCGGCAAGACCGTGTGGTTCGAATGCGGAACCACACGGTCGGCGCTCACCGGCGTACCGTCAGACCCCGTCGGGCTTCACCGGTTCCAGCTTGATACTGAAGTGACGGAGGATCGGTGA
- a CDS encoding DUF397 domain-containing protein, protein MESNPIPTGTRWRKSSHSGDQGGECVECAPLGALAWRKSSYSSDQGGDCVEIAETPHATLVIRDSKNPAGPTLTLDPAAFTTFVTWASATAAE, encoded by the coding sequence ATGGAGAGCAACCCGATCCCGACGGGGACTCGGTGGCGTAAGTCCAGCCACAGCGGAGACCAGGGCGGCGAGTGCGTCGAATGCGCGCCGCTCGGGGCCCTGGCCTGGCGTAAGTCTTCGTACAGCAGTGACCAGGGTGGCGATTGCGTCGAGATAGCCGAAACCCCTCACGCCACCCTCGTCATCCGCGACTCCAAGAACCCGGCGGGACCGACCCTCACCCTCGACCCCGCCGCGTTCACCACCTTCGTGACCTGGGCCTCGGCTACAGCCGCTGAATAA
- a CDS encoding steroid 3-ketoacyl-CoA thiolase, whose translation MAAEPVIVEAVRTPIGKRGGALANLHPAYLLGETYRELLGRTGIPADAVEQIVGGTVTHAGEQSMNPARTAWLTMGLPYETAATTVDCQCGSSQQASHMTANMIAAGVIDVGISCGVEAMSRVPLGSGSKHGPGKPFPDEWNVDLPNQFEAAERIARHRGLTRENVDSLGLLSQERAAAAWAEERFKRETFAVQVPTTEEEQGAGQGMWRLVDKDEGLRDTSMEALAGLKPVMPTAVHTAGNSSQISDGASAIMWASKRMARALKLKPRARIVAQALVGADPHFHLDGPIDATKAVLGKAGMSLKDIDLVEINEAFASVVLSWAQVFDQDLEKVNVNGGGIALGHPVGATGARLITTALHELERADKEFALVTMCAGGGLATGTIIQRL comes from the coding sequence ATGGCTGCCGAACCCGTGATCGTCGAAGCCGTACGCACCCCCATCGGCAAGCGCGGCGGCGCGCTCGCCAACCTCCACCCCGCCTATCTCCTGGGCGAGACCTACCGCGAACTCCTGGGCCGCACCGGCATCCCCGCCGACGCCGTGGAGCAGATCGTCGGCGGCACCGTGACCCACGCCGGCGAACAGTCCATGAACCCCGCGCGCACGGCCTGGCTGACCATGGGCCTGCCGTACGAGACGGCGGCGACGACGGTCGACTGCCAGTGCGGGTCCTCGCAGCAGGCCTCGCACATGACGGCCAACATGATCGCGGCGGGCGTCATCGACGTCGGCATCAGCTGCGGCGTCGAGGCGATGTCGCGGGTGCCGCTGGGGTCGGGGTCCAAGCACGGGCCCGGGAAGCCGTTTCCGGACGAGTGGAACGTCGATCTGCCGAACCAGTTCGAGGCGGCGGAGCGGATCGCCCGCCATCGGGGGCTGACGAGGGAGAACGTCGACTCACTGGGGCTGCTCTCCCAGGAACGGGCCGCCGCCGCCTGGGCCGAGGAGCGGTTCAAGAGGGAGACCTTCGCCGTCCAGGTCCCGACGACCGAGGAGGAACAGGGCGCCGGACAGGGCATGTGGCGGCTGGTCGACAAGGACGAGGGCCTGCGCGACACGTCCATGGAGGCGCTGGCCGGCCTGAAGCCGGTCATGCCGACGGCCGTTCATACGGCGGGCAACTCGTCGCAGATCAGCGACGGTGCGTCGGCCATCATGTGGGCGTCGAAGCGGATGGCGCGTGCGCTGAAGCTGAAGCCGAGGGCACGGATCGTGGCCCAGGCGCTGGTGGGCGCCGACCCGCACTTCCACCTCGACGGGCCGATCGACGCGACGAAGGCGGTGCTGGGGAAGGCCGGGATGTCCCTGAAGGACATCGACCTCGTCGAGATCAACGAGGCTTTCGCGTCCGTGGTGTTGAGCTGGGCGCAGGTCTTCGACCAGGACCTGGAGAAGGTGAACGTGAACGGCGGTGGGATTGCGCTCGGGCACCCGGTGGGGGCCACCGGGGCCCGGCTGATCACGACCGCACTTCATGAACTGGAGCGGGCGGACAAGGAGTTCGCGCTGGTGACGATGTGTGCGGGGGGTGGCTTGGCCACCGGCACGATTATTCAGCGGCTGTAG